GCGGGCCAGGCCCGCCTGATCCTGCGCCGGGAGACGGTCGACGACCTGCTGAGTCTGGAAGTGAGGTGACCGGTGCCCGGTGACGAAAAGCGGGTCGGCGTGGCGGTACTCGGGTTGGGCAATGTCGGTAGCGAGGTTGTCCGGATTATCAACGAGAGTGCCGAGGATCTCGCGGCCCGCGTCGGTGCCCCACTGGTGCTGCGTGGCGTCGGGGTACGCCGCGTGTCCGCCGACCGCGGCGTGCCGGTTGAGCTGCTTACCGACGACATCGACGAACTCGTCTCGCGCGAGGACGTCGACATCGTCGTGGAAGTGATGGGACCGGTGGAGCCCGCTCGCAAGGCCATCCTGGGCGCGCTCGAGCGCGGCAAGTCCGTCGTCACGGCGAACAAGGCCCTGCTGTCCACGTCCACCGGAGAGCTGGCGCAAGCCGCTGAAAACGCCCATGTCGATCTGTATTTCGAGGCGGCGGTCGCGGGCGCCATCCCGGTCATCCGCCCGCTGACCCAGTCGCTGGCCGGTGACACGGTGCTAAAAGTGGCCGGCATCGTCAACGGCACCACCAACTACATCCTTTCCGAAATGGACAGCACCGGGGCCGACTACGCCAAGGCTCTGGCCGACGCCAGCGCGCTGGGCTACGCCGAGGCCGATCCCACTGCCGACGTCGAAGGCTATGACGCCGCGGCGAAGGCCGCGATTCTGGCATCCATCGCCTTCCACACCCGGGTAACCGCCGACGACGTCTATCGCGAGGGCATCACCAAGATCACCCCCGCCGACTTCCAATCCGCCCGCGCCCTCGGCTGCACCATCAAGCTGCTGTCCATCTGTGAGCGAATCACCACTGACGAAGGGCGGCAACGGGTTTCGGCTCGAGTCTATCCGGCGCTGGTGCCGTTGAGTCATCCGCTCGCCACGGTCAACGGTGCCTTCAACGCCGTGGTGGTCGAGGCCGAAGCCGCAGGGCGGCTAATGTTCTACGGGCAGGGCGCGGGTGGCGCGCCCACCGCATCGGCGGTGACCGGCGACCTCGTGATGGCCGCCCGTAACCGGGTCATGAGGAGCCGCGGTCCGCGTGAATCAAAATACGCTCAATTGCCCATAGCGCCAATGGGTTTCATCAGCACTCGTTACTACGTCAGCATGAACGTCGCCGACAGGCCGGGCGTATTATCTGCGGTGGCAGCAGAATTCGCCAAACGAGAAGTGAGCATCGCCGAGGTGCGTCAGGAAGGCATGGTCGACGAGGGCGGTCAACGGGTGGGAGCCCGGATCGCGGTGGTCACTCACCTGGCTACCGACGCGGCACTCTCGGAAACCGTTGAAGCACTGGCCGACTTGGATGCCGTGCAAGGCGTAACAAGCGTGCTGCGATTGGAAGGAACCGGCCTATGAGCACCCCGCGGACGGCCACTCGCCAGCCCTGGCCGGGCGTGATCGCGGCGTACCGCGACCGGTTGCCGGTGGGTGACGATTGGGCGCCGGTCACCCTGCTCGAGGGGGGCACCCCGCTGATCGCGGCGACCAGACTGTCCAAACAGACCGGCTGCACGATCCACCTCAAGGTCGAGGGTCTCAACCCCACCGGCTCCTTCAAGGATCGCGGCATGACGATGGCGGTCACCGACGCCCTCGCCCGCGGGCAGCGGGCCGTGCTGTGCGCGTCGACCGGCAACACCTCGGCCTCGGCCGCGGCATACGCCGCCCGCGCCGGCATCACGTGCGCGGTGCTGATACCGCAGGGCAAGATCGCAATGGGCAAGCTGGCGCAGGCGGTTATGCACGGCGCCAAGATCATCCAGATCGACGGCAACTTCGACGACTGCCTGGAACTGGCCCGCAAGATGGCCGCCGACTTCCCCACGATCTCGTTGGTCAACTCGGTCAACCCGGTGCGCATCGAGGGTCAGAAGACGGCGGCGTTCGAGATCGTCGACGAGCTGGGCGCCGCACCGGACGTGCACGCCCTTCCGGTAGGCAACGCCGGGAACATCACCGCGTATTGGAAGGGGTACACCGAGTATCACCAGGAGGGGCTCATCGACAAGCTTCCTCGCATGCTGGGCACCCAGGCCGCCGGCGCCGCGCCGCTGGTGCTGGGCGAACCGGTGAGCCATCCGGAGACCATCGCCACCGCGATCCGCATCGGCTCACCGGCCTCGTGGACCTCGGCCGTCGAGGCGCGGCAACAATCCAAGGGGCGCTTCCTGGCCGCCACCGACGAGGAGATCCTGGCCGCCTACCACCTGGTGGCCCGTGCGGAAGGTGTTTTCGTCGAACCCGCATCCGCGGCCAGCATCGCGGGCTTACTCAAGGCCATAGACGATGGCTGGGTGGCTCGCGGGTCGACGGTGGTGTGCACGGTGACCGGCAATGGTCTCAAGGATCCCGACACGGCGCTGAAGGATATGCCGAGCGTGACACCGGTGCCTGTCGACGCTGTCGCCGTTGTGGAGAGGTTGGGGCTGGCCTAGTGGCGATCGCAAGCGCGGCGGAGCCGGGCGCGGCGGGTCGCCACCAATCGGATCTAGTGGCGATCGCAAGCGCGGCGGAGCCGGGCGCGGCGGGTCGCCACCAATCGGATCTAGTGGGGATCGCAAGCGCGGCGGAGCCGGGCGCGGCGGGTCGCCAGCAATCGGATCTAGTGCTGCCCGCCGGACTGGTGGCAAGCGCCGTGGTGTCGGCGTCCAGTGCCAACCTTGGCCCCGGCTTCGACAGCTTCGGTCTGGCATTGCATCTCTGCGACGAAATCGCCGTCGAGACAACAAATTCCGATGTGGTCGTGGTGGTCGAGGGTGAGGGGGCCGACCAGGTACCGCTGGGCCCCGACCATCTGGTGGTGCGCGCGGTGCAGCGCGGATTGCGGGCCGCAGGGGTCAGCGCCGCGGGTCTGGTGGTGCGTTGCCGCAACGCGATCCCGCATTCCCGCGGTCTCGGCTCCTCTGCGGCCGCCGTAGTCGGGGGCCTCGCGGCTGTCAATGGTCTTGTCGCACAGACGGAGTCGACGCCGTTGAGCGAGGCCCAGCTGATCCAGCTGTCCTCGGAGTTCGAGGGTCATCCGGACAATGCGGCGGCCGCGGTGCTGGGCGGCGCGGTGGTGTCGTGGACGGACCGCAGTGGTGGTCGGGATGTGTATTCGGCGGTGCCGCTGCGGCTTCATCCCGATATCCATCTCTTCGCAGCGATTCCCGAGGAGCGCTCGTCGACCGCGGAGACCCGGGTGCTGCTGCCCGCGCAGGTCAGCCACGACGACGCGCGGTTTAACGTGAGCCGCGCCGCGTTGCTGGTGGTAGCGCTCACCGAACGCCCCGGTCTGCTGATGGCGGCTACCGAAGACCTGTTGCACCAGCCCCACCGTGCCCCGGCGATGCCGGCCTCTGCGGAATATCTGCGGCTGTTGCGGCGTCATAGCGTGGCAGCTGCGCTTTCTGGTGCGGGACCTTCGGTGATTGCGCTGAGCACAGAGCCGGAGTTGCCCTCCGAGGCGGTTGAGTACGGAGCCGCGAACGGATTTACCATCACTGAGATGACCGTCGGCGACGGAGTTCGCTGGAGCCCGGAAGTCACAGTTCCCGGTTAATCCACAGCGTTGCGGGAGGGTTTGCTTGCTTCCGACAGGGATGCAGGTTATCCTCGGAGCCGTCCAGCAATCGCAGCATTTGCATCCATACTGCCTTGCCGCTAGGACAACACCAATTCTTCTCGTGGACGAGGTTCGCCGCTTTAGCCGCCGATCCTGGCGATCACGTTGCAGAGTCGATGATTGGGCGCACGAGGCAATTTGCTGACTGCTTGGCTGAATGCAAGAACCCTCGTGTGACGTCATCAGCGGGGGAAAGAAAGGAAATCCGTGACTGATACGGACCTCATCACGGCTAATGAAAGCAACGACAGCGATACGCAGTCGAATCCCGTGATTACAGACACGCCCAAGGCGAAGATCAACGCGTCGGATGGCGCGCTGGCCACCATGGTGCTGCCCGAACTGCGTGCGCTAGCCAATCGAGCTGGCGTCAAGGGGACGTCGGGCATGCGCAAGAACGAACTGATCGCCGCGATTCGGGAAATCAGGGGACAGGCCAACGGCACAGCAGCTGCCGACGGCTCGGACCCACCGGCGAGTGCCCAAGCACCGGCTGCCGAAAAAGCACCGGGTGCCCGAGGGGAACAGACCGATTCATCGGCCGAGGTGCCACGCCGGGAACGACGCGTCGCCTCGCGCGAGGCGGGATCTGCCACCGGCGAGCGCACCGACGTGGCTGACAGCACCCAGCCAGGCCAACAGGCCACCAAGACCGAGGAGGGCGGCCCCGACACGGGTGGCGAACAGGCTGGTGACCAGCAAGGGCCGGGCGGCCAGCAGCCACGCGGCGACGAGGACGGCGAAGGGCGTCAGGGGCGGCGGGGACGCCGGTTCCGCGACCGCAGGCGCCGCGGTGAACGGTCCGGCGATGGCGTCGAGACCGAACTGCGCGAGGACGACGTCGTCCAGCCGGTAGCCGGAATCCTTGACGTCCTCGACAATTACGCGTTCGTCCGCACCTCCGGTTACCTGGCGGGTCCGCACGACGTGTACGTGTCGATGAACATGGTGCGCAAGAACGGCCTTCGCCGCGGTGACGCGGTGACCGGCGCGGTTCGGGTGCCCCGAGACGGTGAACAGCCCAACCAACGGCAGAAGTTCAACCCGCTGGTCCGCCTGGACAGCGTCAATGGCGGCCCGGTTGAAGACGCCAAGAAGCGGCCCGAATTCGGCAAACTGACGCCGCTGTACCCGAACCAGCGGCTGCGTCTGG
This is a stretch of genomic DNA from Mycobacterium lacus. It encodes these proteins:
- a CDS encoding homoserine dehydrogenase yields the protein MPGDEKRVGVAVLGLGNVGSEVVRIINESAEDLAARVGAPLVLRGVGVRRVSADRGVPVELLTDDIDELVSREDVDIVVEVMGPVEPARKAILGALERGKSVVTANKALLSTSTGELAQAAENAHVDLYFEAAVAGAIPVIRPLTQSLAGDTVLKVAGIVNGTTNYILSEMDSTGADYAKALADASALGYAEADPTADVEGYDAAAKAAILASIAFHTRVTADDVYREGITKITPADFQSARALGCTIKLLSICERITTDEGRQRVSARVYPALVPLSHPLATVNGAFNAVVVEAEAAGRLMFYGQGAGGAPTASAVTGDLVMAARNRVMRSRGPRESKYAQLPIAPMGFISTRYYVSMNVADRPGVLSAVAAEFAKREVSIAEVRQEGMVDEGGQRVGARIAVVTHLATDAALSETVEALADLDAVQGVTSVLRLEGTGL
- the thrC gene encoding threonine synthase, with the translated sequence MSTPRTATRQPWPGVIAAYRDRLPVGDDWAPVTLLEGGTPLIAATRLSKQTGCTIHLKVEGLNPTGSFKDRGMTMAVTDALARGQRAVLCASTGNTSASAAAYAARAGITCAVLIPQGKIAMGKLAQAVMHGAKIIQIDGNFDDCLELARKMAADFPTISLVNSVNPVRIEGQKTAAFEIVDELGAAPDVHALPVGNAGNITAYWKGYTEYHQEGLIDKLPRMLGTQAAGAAPLVLGEPVSHPETIATAIRIGSPASWTSAVEARQQSKGRFLAATDEEILAAYHLVARAEGVFVEPASAASIAGLLKAIDDGWVARGSTVVCTVTGNGLKDPDTALKDMPSVTPVPVDAVAVVERLGLA
- the thrB gene encoding homoserine kinase, which codes for MLPAGLVASAVVSASSANLGPGFDSFGLALHLCDEIAVETTNSDVVVVVEGEGADQVPLGPDHLVVRAVQRGLRAAGVSAAGLVVRCRNAIPHSRGLGSSAAAVVGGLAAVNGLVAQTESTPLSEAQLIQLSSEFEGHPDNAAAAVLGGAVVSWTDRSGGRDVYSAVPLRLHPDIHLFAAIPEERSSTAETRVLLPAQVSHDDARFNVSRAALLVVALTERPGLLMAATEDLLHQPHRAPAMPASAEYLRLLRRHSVAAALSGAGPSVIALSTEPELPSEAVEYGAANGFTITEMTVGDGVRWSPEVTVPG
- the rho gene encoding transcription termination factor Rho gives rise to the protein MTDTDLITANESNDSDTQSNPVITDTPKAKINASDGALATMVLPELRALANRAGVKGTSGMRKNELIAAIREIRGQANGTAAADGSDPPASAQAPAAEKAPGARGEQTDSSAEVPRRERRVASREAGSATGERTDVADSTQPGQQATKTEEGGPDTGGEQAGDQQGPGGQQPRGDEDGEGRQGRRGRRFRDRRRRGERSGDGVETELREDDVVQPVAGILDVLDNYAFVRTSGYLAGPHDVYVSMNMVRKNGLRRGDAVTGAVRVPRDGEQPNQRQKFNPLVRLDSVNGGPVEDAKKRPEFGKLTPLYPNQRLRLETATERLTTRVIDLIMPIGKGQRALIVSPPKAGKTTILQDIANAITKNNPECHLMVVLVDERPEEVTDMQRSVKGEVIASTFDRPPSDHTSVAELAIERAKRLVEQGKDVVVLLDSITRLGRAYNNASPASGRILSGGVDSTALYPPKRFLGAARNIEEGGSLTIIATAMVETGSTGDTVIFEEFKGTGNAELKLDRKIAERRVFPAVDVNPSGTRKDELLLSPDEFAIVHKLRRVLSGLDSHQAIDLLMSQLRKTKNNYEFLVQVSKTTPGSMDND